A part of Pseudoalteromonas arctica A 37-1-2 genomic DNA contains:
- a CDS encoding HAD-IA family hydrolase, with protein sequence MIRFNRAIKPFSVMSFDLDDTLYSNHPIIKAAVKAQQNYLNALPGYQEQGQKYWQLCRELAVIQNPDLADDVTKWRKHTLRLALSKLGFTADEVERHANAAYNAFADARSNIVVSDDVLNLLDNLAKHFTLVAITNGNVEIERFNLHDKFELVLQAGMHGKAKPHSTLFDKAATHLNVAKSDILHIGDSLDTDVQGANNAGCQSVWLNDQGVNYAYKGLPDIEIANIHALTHFIK encoded by the coding sequence ATGATCCGATTTAATCGTGCTATTAAGCCATTTTCTGTCATGAGCTTTGATTTAGACGACACGCTATACAGCAATCACCCTATTATAAAAGCAGCCGTTAAAGCCCAACAAAATTATTTAAACGCGCTACCAGGCTATCAAGAGCAAGGGCAAAAGTACTGGCAACTGTGCCGAGAACTTGCCGTAATACAAAACCCAGATCTCGCGGATGATGTAACTAAATGGCGCAAACACACCCTACGTTTAGCGCTTTCTAAACTTGGTTTTACCGCAGATGAAGTAGAGCGCCATGCAAATGCAGCCTATAACGCCTTTGCCGATGCGCGCAGCAACATAGTAGTAAGCGATGACGTACTTAACTTACTAGATAACCTAGCCAAACACTTTACGCTTGTTGCAATTACTAACGGTAACGTTGAAATTGAACGCTTTAACTTACACGATAAATTTGAACTCGTACTGCAAGCAGGTATGCACGGTAAAGCAAAACCTCACAGCACCTTATTTGATAAAGCAGCCACACATTTAAACGTTGCTAAAAGCGATATTTTACATATTGGCGATAGCCTAGATACCGACGTACAAGGCGCAAATAATGCCGGTTGCCAATCGGTATGGTTAAACGACCAAGGCGTTAATTATGCTTATAAAGGGCTGCCCGATATTGAAAT
- a CDS encoding tyrosine recombinase XerC gives MSDDAPNTTQLSDSWRTPITLFSDYLKFEKQYSAHTVNQYVSQLGFAALYFSKLCDDWFGVQGEHIRRYSMALRSKQLSGRTISLKLSCIRSLYKFLKAKNIAEQSHYHNPAVGIKGPKFAKPLPKNLDVDQMARLLEIPDDEPLAIRDKAMMELMYSSGLRISELVGANMQDISAANGEILVRGKGNKERLIPVGKKALDALKKWLTIRPQFAKPDEIAVFLSSQKNRISIRQVRLRMQEWGIKQGISSQVHPHKLRHSFASHILESSGDLRAVQELLGHSSLSATQVYTHLDFQHLAKVYDNTHPRAKKRTD, from the coding sequence ATGAGTGACGATGCGCCTAATACTACCCAGTTAAGCGACAGTTGGCGTACACCCATAACGCTATTTAGCGATTATTTAAAGTTTGAAAAGCAATATTCAGCGCACACAGTTAATCAATATGTAAGCCAGCTTGGCTTTGCAGCCCTTTATTTTAGCAAATTATGTGATGACTGGTTTGGCGTGCAAGGCGAGCATATTCGCCGCTACAGCATGGCACTACGCTCAAAACAATTAAGTGGCCGTACAATTAGCTTAAAGCTCAGTTGTATTCGCAGCTTATATAAGTTTTTAAAAGCAAAAAATATTGCCGAGCAATCGCATTACCATAATCCGGCGGTGGGTATAAAAGGTCCTAAGTTTGCAAAGCCCCTACCTAAAAATCTCGATGTGGATCAAATGGCACGCTTACTCGAAATACCCGACGACGAGCCTCTCGCAATTAGAGATAAAGCAATGATGGAGCTTATGTATTCATCAGGGCTGCGTATAAGCGAATTAGTTGGCGCTAACATGCAAGATATTAGCGCTGCTAATGGCGAAATTTTAGTGCGTGGTAAAGGCAATAAAGAGCGATTAATTCCGGTGGGTAAAAAAGCGTTAGACGCATTAAAAAAATGGCTCACAATACGCCCTCAGTTTGCAAAGCCCGATGAAATAGCAGTATTTTTAAGTAGCCAAAAAAATCGTATTTCGATTCGCCAAGTGCGCCTGCGTATGCAAGAGTGGGGAATAAAACAAGGCATTAGCTCGCAAGTTCACCCGCACAAGCTGCGCCACTCGTTTGCGTCACATATTTTAGAATCGTCTGGTGATTTACGCGCCGTGCAAGAATTACTAGGGCACAGCAGTTTGTCGGCTACACAAGTGTATACACATTTAGATTTTCAACATTTAGCCAAGGTGTACGACAACACTCACCCTCGCGCAAAAAAACGAACTGATTAG
- the dapF gene encoding diaminopimelate epimerase, which produces MLVNFSKMHGLGNDFVVIDNITQNVFLSRDQIKKLADRHFGIGFDQLLMVEAPYSPDLDFHYRIFNADGTEVEQCGNGARCFARFVRMKGLTNKHKITVSTKSGNLTLYIEKDGQVTVNMGHPNFEPSKIPLKASKRELTYIIRTEEHTVFSGAVSMGNPHCVLEVDDVTTAQVDILGPLLENHERFPQKANIGFMQVVSHEHIKLRVWERGVNETLACGTGACAAMVIGHMQNKLSTTVQVDLPGGSLQVRWSGEGHPVRMTGPAEHVFDGQVAL; this is translated from the coding sequence ATGTTAGTTAATTTTTCCAAAATGCACGGCTTAGGCAACGACTTTGTTGTGATTGATAACATTACACAAAATGTTTTTTTGTCGCGAGATCAAATCAAAAAACTGGCAGATCGCCATTTTGGCATTGGCTTTGACCAATTGCTAATGGTTGAAGCGCCATACTCTCCTGATCTCGACTTTCATTATCGAATATTTAATGCCGATGGTACCGAAGTAGAACAATGCGGTAACGGCGCACGCTGTTTTGCCCGCTTTGTACGTATGAAGGGCCTTACTAACAAGCATAAAATTACTGTGTCGACCAAGTCGGGCAACTTAACGCTCTACATAGAAAAAGACGGTCAAGTAACGGTTAACATGGGTCATCCAAATTTTGAGCCAAGTAAAATCCCTTTAAAAGCGAGCAAGCGTGAGCTTACTTATATTATTAGAACCGAAGAACACACTGTATTTAGTGGCGCGGTATCTATGGGTAACCCGCATTGCGTGCTAGAAGTTGACGACGTAACCACCGCGCAAGTTGATATATTGGGTCCATTACTTGAAAACCACGAACGTTTTCCGCAAAAAGCGAACATTGGCTTTATGCAAGTTGTATCGCATGAACACATTAAATTAAGAGTGTGGGAGCGCGGCGTTAACGAAACCCTAGCCTGTGGCACAGGTGCGTGTGCAGCAATGGTTATTGGTCATATGCAAAATAAGTTATCAACAACCGTTCAAGTAGATTTACCAGGCGGTAGCTTACAAGTACGTTGGAGTGGCGAAGGTCACCCAGTACGCATGACTGGCCCCGCAGAGCATGTGTTCGACGGGCAAGTAGCGCTATGA
- a CDS encoding DUF484 family protein, whose amino-acid sequence MSELSKEQVIDYLHQHPDFLVQHPELLAQLELQQQAQGATSLVHIQQRQLREHNTLLKNQIDAMSKHATQNELVYRLFSQCHRQLWNHDDFDTLANNLRNIICSSEDVNDCKLVKYNPKYDELIAHRLTHSGHYLGRINQQERELLFSEDTQSVAIYLIGDTKHPIAILAFGSSNVNHFEPAQDNLFVLDFINALHLRLQKLT is encoded by the coding sequence ATGAGCGAGCTAAGTAAAGAACAGGTTATTGATTACTTACATCAACATCCTGATTTTTTGGTTCAGCACCCGGAGCTACTCGCACAACTTGAGCTGCAACAGCAAGCTCAAGGTGCAACGTCGCTGGTACATATTCAGCAACGCCAATTACGCGAGCACAACACGCTTTTAAAAAACCAAATAGACGCTATGAGCAAGCATGCAACGCAAAACGAGCTTGTATATCGTTTGTTTAGCCAGTGCCATCGCCAACTTTGGAATCATGACGATTTTGACACTCTTGCAAATAATCTGCGTAATATAATATGCTCAAGTGAAGATGTTAACGACTGCAAATTAGTAAAATATAATCCCAAATACGACGAACTTATTGCGCATCGCCTTACCCATTCTGGGCATTATTTAGGGCGTATTAATCAGCAAGAGCGCGAATTATTATTTAGTGAAGATACACAATCTGTCGCTATTTATTTAATTGGCGACACTAAACACCCTATCGCTATTTTGGCGTTTGGTAGCAGTAACGTAAACCACTTTGAGCCCGCTCAAGATAACCTGTTTGTGCTCGACTTTATAAACGCATTACACCTGCGGTTGCAAAAACTAACATGA